The region GAAATCAAGCAGCTGAATTAAAGGCCCCTTTCACCAACACAATTCAGttcccatttaaaaaatgtaatgccttTCAAAAAGAGCTGTTCATTTCCAAAAGACAATTCTTAACCACTTATGAAAAGCTTTTACTGGGCTACTGTCAGTATTTATGCCTTTACTACAATCACTAGTTCTACTGTGACAGTCCTATTTAAAGAAAATCTTTAGGACTAGGAAGGAGTAAACGTTGGATGCCATGCCACTCTTATATTAAACTATCGATTTCATATTGAATTATCAATGATAGTGCCCACCACCATAACACCACCATAACACCACCATAAAACAGCACTGTATCCTGAAAAGCATAGGCCAAGAATGAACATCTTATTCTGATCTAACAactgataaaatatattaatgttaatGATTTTTTCTTTTGCCAGGTGAATGTGGGAAGAATGGAGTGTGCCAGAGAGAAGTGGAGTTTGATTATTGGGAACCTGGCACTTAAACAGGTAAattacaatcaatcaaatgtattcataaagccctttttacattagcagctgtcaaagtgcttttacaaaacacccaaccTTAAACCctaaggagaaaacaacagtagtgttgaatttcagtggctaggaaaaacatttaggaagaaacctagagaggacccaggctcagaggggtgatcagtcctcttttggctgtgccgggtgaacatacaaattgtaataatgaataaatgcatgtgggctgagtccagagtctatttaaacttagtccaggtcggaagcatgaccagatggacaaggacagagacaacacaggggagggggtcTGCACagaggcagctgaaatcgtcaggtatcgtcttgatctgcaacacaaccaggagaactttggacagggacagcaacgggtctttcaagccaggtactcctcaggtgtgggccaggatcTCATGTCCTCATAAGTTTAAAACGgtaggagacagggaacatttagaaaatgcatatctacaaggatttatagtggagaaggagaaatgaCCCTACGCcctcagcacaataatatagcagcgtaagaccttggggctgagacagggggtccgGTGACATTGTGGTTCTATCTGGGgaaggccccagacagggcccaacaggcaggaaatcaatccacccacattgccaagcatcaaccaatgggacacccaccaaccgcaaccaccctgaatgagggccgagtattgccagcagagtacagcccaattgcacaagttaCAATGGTATGCTAATGTTTTGAGTTtatatacaaaatgaaaatcaaaCATAAACCAAGAACAACAATCCTATCTGATGGGgactaaaacatttaacttaagGGCTACTCTGAATGGCATTCCATGAGAGTGTTGTGTTCCCGCGCGCACATGCTGTTCATCTAAATCACTGCCTTGCAGTACAGCTACACAATTGTAGCTAAAAGTTTGAATCCTGGTTAAGGTATACTGACAGTGCCCCTGTGCAGAAAGTGTGCCAATCAGGCTCAGCACTGGATGGGTTTGATATCTGATAGGGTGGTCTTTTCTTTTTGAGCTCTAGCAGCTCCTTGTGGTCAGGCGTCTGCAAACTCAATTGTGGCTGTCCCCATGGAATGTGCTCtcttccctgaaaaatgtgCCGGCAAATACTTCCTGACTGTGCAGCTGTGTaataagaagcagaatggctCAGCGGTATGTTCACTGGAGGACGCACTCCGAATTCCCCAGAGCTGCTGCGGAGTTGCTGGGATGGGGCAAGGCCATGATCACGagttgggcatcatttaaatggaagtggagaaaacaagataaggaAAATGGATGATaatattttgttcatatttttattaCTGAATTTCTTTGCCGTTCCCTGTAGGTGCAGGCCACAGTGTTGGGTCTCCTGGCTGCCCTGGCAGCATTGTTCTTGGGTTGGGTATTGTCAGGAGAGGTGTTACTCAGCCACGCTGCTCTCCTCTGCTCAGCCAGTGTAACTACAGCCTTCATGGCCTCCTTGCTGCAGGGTAAGACAACCAGTTAGCCCCAACCAACTCCCCCCGCATCACCCCTACCAACCCACATGTGATTCAACTAGTACATGGACACTCCATACTATATTGACCTTGGGAGAACTGAGCCGTAAGTTACAGATCAACATATACAGTCATTAACACTGTATTTAcgctactgttcaaaagtttggggtcacttagaaatgtccttgttttccatggaaCATACATGAAAGGACTTGGGAAATAAAGCGAAATGTAGAGGAAATAGAGTAATTGACAAGtttagaaataattatatttaaataattattgtgtccttcaaactttgcttgagtcaaagaatcctccatgtGTAGCATATACAGccctgcagacctttggcattctactTGTCAATATGTCGAGgtcatctgaagagatttcaccccatgcttccagtagcacctcccacaaattggattggcttgatgggcacttcttgtgtaccatatggtcaagctgctcccacaacaactcaataaggttgagatccagtgtctatgctggtcactccattatagacagaataccagctgactgcttcttccctgaaTAGTTCTTgaatagtttggagctgtgctttgggtcattgtcctgttgtaggaggaaattagCTCCAATCAAgggctgtccacagggtatggcacgGAATTACAAAATGGAGATAGCAAAATCTTCAAGATCATTTTTACcatgtacaaatctcccacttcaccaccacataagcacccccagaccattacattgccacctccatgcttgacagatAGCATCAAggatcttttcatttggtctgcgtctcacaaatgttcttccttgtgatccgaacacctcaaatgtagatctgtctgtcaataaTATGTTTCTccaatctttctctgtccagtgtctatgTTCAATTGTTAATCTTGTTAATCTTTTAAATTTATTGGCCAgtttgagatatggctttttctttgtaagtcTGCctggaaggccagcatcccagagttgcctaGAGACTGGTGTTTTACAGGTCCCATTTAATGAAGCTCCCAGTTGAGGACTTGTGagatgtttgtttctcaaactaatGTACtcctcctcttgctcagttttaCACTGTTCTacacttctctttctattctggtttgagACAGTTTGctgtgttctgtgaagggagtagtacacagcgttgtacaagatcttcagtttcttagcaatttcttgcatggaatagccttcatttctcagaacaagaatagactgatgagtttcagaagaatgttttttgttttgagcctgtaatcatatccacaattgctgatgcttcagatactcaactagtctaattaatcagcataacagttttcagctgtgctaacataattgcaaaatggatttctaatgatcaattagccttttaaaattataaacttgaattagcaaacacaacgtgcctttGGAACACAGGATTAAATGGTTGCTGATAAAGGGCCTCTGTGTGCCAATGTAGATATTCCTttaaaaatcagccatttccagctacaatagtcatttacaacattaacaatgtctacattgtattactgatcaatttgatgttatttaaattaacaaaacattGGCCTTtaattcaaaaacaaggacatttctgagtgaccccaaacatttaaaTAGTAGTGTACATGGATGTCACCTTACATTCTCTTAGACCCATGCATCCATTAGCTTAAAGCATAAAATGCTagacaatatattttctaacaaatatgTGTTGCTAATACATTTACAGTTGTATGTTACACAGtgaaatgtatatacaaatgtCACTTGGCAATTCGTTTGAATTTCATTTGTGCTGAAATCTTTCCCAgacatatatttaaaacataaatccataTGTAATTAACAATTTCTCCTTACAATGATGTCATTTAACTAGGAGCTTAATGCAGGGGTAGACTGATGATATCATTTAACTAGCAGCTTAGTGTAAGTGTAGACTGTCTCGTAATTATAGGGAAGGTGTCTCCAACTTGATGCACAGTACAATAGAGCCTTTTTCTCAGGAGCAACTAAGTATTTGGTAGTATTCCTTTGGGATCAGGTTCAAACAGAGCAACTGAGTATTTGGTAGTATTCCTTTGGGATCAGGTTCAAACAGAGCAACTGAGTATTTGGTAGTATTCCTTTGGGATCAGGTTCAAACAGAGCAACTAAGTATTTGGTAGTATTCCTTTAGGAGCAGGttcaaacagacagaaacattaTATCATATCATTGTGCATTAtacaaatgtactgtacattgcttcaacaaataaatatgaCTTAATTTAGAATAATGTATAGTGACCGCGGGTGATCCAGAGTTCTAAGCTCCTCCCTGCCGTGCCCATATGCTGATACAGCATGGCTTAAAATCCATCCCCCCACTTGTTTTTCTCCATTGTCTCTATTCAAATCAGCATAAAATGCCAGAACATCTTTAAAAGAATTGTCTGGGGTGGACTTGTCATGCTGCACttcagcaactccttgtggtggtTTAGTTCATCTGCAAGCTAAGAGATGACTTTGGCCAGAAGAGTTCTCCTCCAGGCTAAAAGATGACTTTGGCCAGAAGAGTTCTCCTCCAAGCTAAGAGATGACTTTGGCCAGAAGAGTTCTCCTCCAGGCTAAAAGATTACTTTGGCCAGAAGAGTTCTCCTCCAGGCTAAGAGATGACTTTGGCCAGAAGAGTTCTCCTGCAAGCTAAGAGATGTCTTTGGCCAGAAGAGTTTTCCTCCAAGTGCTCTGGACCTAGCTTACTGAGCAATGAAGGTGACTTGAAGAAGCAATGACTTAACTTGTTTCAGACAATGCACGTCCTGATCTAACTCctaagcttgtgtgtgtgtgtgtgtgggtcctggAAGGTCAAAATACTTCTTCTAATCAAGTCTAATTCAAACCTGGGTTACCCTATAcgtagaaacaaaaacattttattttcccgACCACCAAGACCAAGGGGAATAAATAAGACTACACCAAGAACTTTAGTCTCTGCAACTTGCTGATGGATCACATTAGGAGGTTTAGGTGTTAGCATGATGTGTCCCAAATACGACGCTTTTAGTAATGATGCATTTAAATCTAGCtaattttaacctttattttgacGGGGAGTCATGCTGCGACCAAAGGTGACTCAAGCCCTATAAAAACACATCAATATACACTATAAACATCAACATGCACATCAATATTGATTAGCACAAGGTCAGATGAGACTGGACCAGGTAACCACTGAGaccaggtcagatgagactggACCAGGTAACCACTGAGaccaggtcagatgagactggACCAGGTAACCACTGAGaccaggtcagatgagactggACCAGGTAACACCTGAGACCAGGTCAGATAAGACTGGACCAGGTAACACCTGAGaccaggtcagatgagactggACTAGGTAACATCTGAGACCAGGTCAGGTAGCTTGTATGTCGGTCTGTAGGTTACTGGCTGCACTCTTAATTAGACAATCCCTAACAACCAATGACGTCATTGGCTGAGGTTTCCTGGTgcaaaattgtatttaattatttctgaaACAACGCTGATCACTCATAATAATGTAGGGAGGCTGAGAAAACAGCCTAAAAACTAGCTTTGGATTTTCCCTTTAACCAATTAATGTTGTACTCACTGACCAAAAGGGAAATTAGTTGTCAACAGCAATGGTTCTCACATCTCTCCCTGGGACCCCAGCTGGCCTGTGTGCAAGATGCATTCAAGAGCTAGCACCCCAAAATCAATCATCATGTCCTTATCTCAGGGGTTCTCAATCCTTATCCCAAGaggtccagagcctgctggttttcttttcTACCTCCAACATTAattgcactcacctggtgtctcaggtttaaataagtccctgatttgAGGTTTGCagttaaaaaaagagaaaacatagTGGAACTGAAAGTTCGACAGAGAGGAATAGAATATTTATATTTCCATCTCTTGTGAAACTTGTAAGTCTGccagagaaataaaaatagagaAATTCTCAACCTAATTCAGGGTCAGGAATGCAGCTGAGAAATCTGAGAAATACATATTATGATGAAACCCATGTGGAGATTATTTTATATATCCTAAGAggatccatttatttttatttggtatGTGTTATAAATGATGAAATTAGCAAGAACACCAGTCGATAGTGTATGTACTTGTGGAAGGTATTTGTCAAAATGAGATAAATCAGCATGCAGTTTGCTGGGTTTCTTTTTACAAACCATCCATTTTAAACAGGACAGCATCTCTTTGTTGCAGTAATTTCAGTTGCTTTAGTAGCAACTAATGTTGAGTACACACCCAGGCTTTATACAAACTTATTAAGATGTTCTTagcacaaacagaaaaacagggcTAAAACAGCTGCCTTGAGGTCTACCATACCACCTGgttgacatttgttttcattaaagaaAACCATATGCGTTGTATTACCATGGTAAAAGGAAGGTAGATGATGCCAATTAACGCCATTTTGGTCTCCAGTATTACCTCCAGGCTGTCTCTTTCCCCAGCTGTAACCACATTGCTTTCACTTGTGCTCGTTCAATTCATGCACCTTGACTGAACCTTACTTGACTCTGTCCCCCCAGGGATTATCATGGTGGGAGTGATCACTGGCTCCAAGAGGATGGGCATCAACCCAGACAACGTGGCCACGCCCATTGCTGCTAGCTTTGGTGACCTGATCACCTTGGCCATCCTGGCAGGCTTCAGCCAGGGCCTCTATGAATGCATTGGTAAAGAGTGAGAGTGATAAAATGAATGATGAAGTGATAGATAAGGAGAGCGATATTGATAGGGGGATAGGGCAGATACATATTcagtaagagagaaagagtggtGGGGTCACAGAGAAATTGCTAGGAAGAAACTATTGCAACTTTCTGCACTTTTTTGTAACACTGTACATATCCTATAATATAACAAAGAAATGCCTTACACAAGTTGTGCCTTACTTGTGTGTAGTGTTAattcaattcattttaaatgcgcttttgttatttttgtttttactgagGTTATTTATTATATGTTCTTTTTATTTCACTTGTTTTGATGCAGTCAAGCCCTTTTTGCATGGGACTTGAGACTAAAGCTGTGGGATTTTATGTTCTTCCACCAGGGGGAGTTGTGGGACTACCTACAAGAGTTTCATGTTTACATTCATGGCTTTGACTTTCCTCTCTAGCTTTCTTCAGCTGAATTCATACAGCTAGTGCGTGCCTGTCCCTCTCCTTGTTTCCACAGAGTTGTATCCCTATGTTTCATACCTGGTGTGTCTGTTCTTCCTCTGCCTGACTCCACTGTGGGTCGTCATCTCTTCCCGAAACCCAGCCAGTCGCATTCTGCTCTACACAGGCTGGGAACCGATCATCACTGCCATGGTCATTAGCAGGTCTGTTTACACGTTGGTCTCCCTGAAGTCTAAGTACAGCATTCAAACAGCACTTTATGGAAATACCAACCTCTCATTCACATGTTTCTACAGTCTTGGAGGGCTCATCCTGGACACAACTGTATCAGACCCAAACATGGTGGGAATGATACTGTACACACCGGTTATAAATGGTAAGACACTGGGCTGAGTTTTTAGGAGCTGTAGAAGGAGACATGGGGACACGTGACAGACGCACAGCCAATATCTGAGCCTTTCTTGAGTAGGTCCTCATATTCCTTATATCCTCAACATGTCCAGAGCCTTATGTTAGCAGGCCCTTATGTCATTAATACATTAGGAGCTTTCCTTGAGCTGGCCTTTATATCATCAACACAATGTTTTGTAAGAAAAGAAGAcataacacactcacactgtcttcccaaaatacaacaacaaccaGTGTGTCCTTGGAACTGAGCCCTTTAGGATGAATTCAATACATCATAGCCCCATATAGCTCATCTCTGTCGTTTGAATGGCACTTAAAATGCCAGTGGTGTGGGTTTGACTCCCACGCGGGGCCCTGTTATATGATTTTGGTTATGTAATACCTAAAAAGTGTGTATCAGTGATAACACTTTTACATCATTGGTTAATGTTTAAGTTacgttaaaacatttaaatgacagCGAGATCCTTAAGGTTGAgaatttagaaagaaaaaacactgtttATCGTCTTCTTCAAATAAATCATAAGGCACATATCACATGATGATACAAGATGGAGGAAGCACCTGTGAGCTATAAAGGGACCAGGGGAACAGGAGTTAGCAACCAAgtcgtcacacacacacacacacctggtataCTGTGTGATATTTATCGTCTcttgtaaatacatttccaaaCTGTCTTGACTCCACTGGTAATCAGTTTTCTAAATCTGAACGTTCAAGAAACTTCACGGAAATGCTATGTCACAGGatctctttcaaaatgtatggtAATGATGTCTCTTCTCTTTATCTCAATGTAGGTATTGGGGGAAACTTGGTTGCCATCCAGTCCAGTCGTATTGCCACAGATCTGCACCTCCACTGCTTACCGAGGC is a window of Esox lucius isolate fEsoLuc1 chromosome 19, fEsoLuc1.pri, whole genome shotgun sequence DNA encoding:
- the slc41a2a gene encoding solute carrier family 41 member 2 isoform X2; its protein translation is MTLASRLSTAVNVGRMECAREKWSLIIGNLALKQVQATVLGLLAALAALFLGWVLSGEVLLSHAALLCSASVTTAFMASLLQGIIMVGVITGSKRMGINPDNVATPIAASFGDLITLAILAGFSQGLYECIELYPYVSYLVCLFFLCLTPLWVVISSRNPASRILLYTGWEPIITAMVISSLGGLILDTTVSDPNMVGMILYTPVINGIGGNLVAIQSSRIATDLHLHCLPRQVPENRRSCYYPCRTFFGSGANQRSAQVLLVLAIPGHLIFLYTIHLMKGSTVGPTFVFITFFLAAALLQVLTLLCVADWMVHFLWRTGRDPDSYSIPYLTALGDLLGTGLLALAFFLLWLVGEQVSTGD